One Lachnospiraceae bacterium C1.1 genomic region harbors:
- a CDS encoding glutathione peroxidase, translating to MSIYDYSVTKADGQELSLSELKGKVIIIVNTATGCGFTPHYKPLEEMYEKYHDKGLEIIDIPCNQFAGQTPGTDEEIHEFCTLKYNTQFPQMKKSDINGENALPLYEYLKSQKGFVGFGKGPTALMMKTMLKKVDSNYEKNPDIKWNFTKFLVDREGNVVERFEPTANMKDLEKAVEALI from the coding sequence ATGAGCATATATGATTATTCAGTAACAAAGGCAGATGGTCAGGAACTTTCCCTTTCAGAATTAAAAGGTAAAGTTATCATCATTGTAAATACAGCAACAGGATGTGGTTTTACTCCTCACTATAAGCCACTCGAAGAAATGTATGAAAAGTACCATGATAAAGGTTTAGAGATCATTGATATCCCTTGTAATCAGTTTGCCGGTCAGACCCCTGGCACGGATGAAGAAATCCATGAATTCTGCACCTTAAAATATAATACTCAGTTTCCTCAGATGAAGAAATCGGATATTAACGGAGAAAATGCTCTTCCGCTTTACGAATACCTTAAATCACAAAAAGGATTTGTGGGATTTGGAAAAGGTCCAACCGCATTGATGATGAAAACAATGCTTAAGAAAGTTGACAGCAACTACGAGAAAAATCCCGATATAAAATGGAATTTCACTAAATTTCTCGTAGATAGGGAAGGAAACGTAGTTGAGCGTTTTGAACCCACAGCAAATATGAAAGATCTCGAAAAAGCAGTTGAGGCATTGATCTAA
- a CDS encoding MarR family transcriptional regulator gives MNKKTENNKYEQLKLKNQLCFPLYAASRQIVNLYTPVLKPLGITYTQYIVFMVLWEQDGITMSELGAKLYLNNGTLTPLIKKMEQDGFISRKRDPNDERIVRLYLTEKGLSFREKAVDIPYQVGACVNIGKTEADALYKLLYSILDASKNK, from the coding sequence ATGAATAAAAAGACTGAAAACAATAAATATGAACAGCTAAAATTAAAAAATCAGCTCTGTTTTCCGTTATACGCAGCTTCAAGACAGATAGTAAATCTCTATACTCCTGTTCTTAAGCCTTTAGGAATAACCTATACACAGTATATAGTGTTTATGGTTCTCTGGGAACAGGATGGTATTACAATGAGTGAACTTGGAGCCAAGCTTTACCTCAATAACGGAACACTTACTCCACTCATAAAGAAGATGGAGCAGGACGGCTTCATCTCGAGAAAAAGAGATCCTAATGATGAACGAATTGTTCGTCTTTACCTCACAGAGAAAGGTTTATCCTTCCGCGAGAAGGCTGTCGATATTCCTTACCAGGTTGGAGCGTGTGTAAATATCGGTAAAACAGAAGCCGACGCACTTTACAAATTATTATATTCAATACTGGATGCATCCAAAAATAAATAA
- a CDS encoding Maf family protein: protein MASGSPRRTELLNSIGIDHEVISSEADENSDERNPEKLVRLLSERKAEEVFNRIKNTTDGNITVIGADTLVSKDDVIFGKPESDEDAKRILNCLSGAEHQVFSGVSIFTRIDGKEYIKVFSEKTCVNVRQISEKDIDDYIRSGEGADKAGAYGIQTSFMKHISSINGDYFNIVGLPVSRLYTELSNFRG, encoded by the coding sequence CTGGCCTCGGGTTCACCAAGAAGAACAGAGTTATTAAATTCTATCGGGATCGATCATGAAGTGATTTCTTCTGAGGCAGATGAAAATTCTGATGAAAGGAATCCTGAAAAGCTGGTAAGATTATTATCTGAGCGTAAGGCAGAAGAGGTATTTAACCGGATAAAAAATACGACAGACGGAAATATTACAGTTATTGGGGCAGATACGCTTGTCTCAAAGGATGATGTAATATTTGGAAAGCCCGAATCTGACGAGGATGCAAAAAGAATACTTAACTGTCTTTCAGGAGCAGAACATCAAGTATTCAGTGGAGTATCGATATTTACAAGAATTGACGGAAAAGAATATATAAAAGTTTTTTCTGAAAAGACCTGTGTTAATGTAAGACAAATTTCAGAAAAAGATATTGATGATTATATAAGATCCGGAGAGGGAGCTGATAAAGCGGGAGCTTATGGTATTCAGACATCATTTATGAAGCATATAAGCTCTATAAACGGAGATTATTTTAATATTGTAGGATTACCGGTTTCAAGGCTTTATACAGAACTCAGCAATTTCAGGGGCTGA
- a CDS encoding exonuclease SbcCD subunit D: MKFIHLADLHLGKTVKDFSMIEDQKFMLEKIVETAEKEKIDAVLIAGDVYDRTIPPEDAVKLFDNFIFALSEINVKVLLISGNHDSDERLNFGSRLFVDKGIFFSTKYEGILYKKTFNDEYGPINFYLLPFVKASQVKHYFPDEEIESYEDAVRTVISSAEINKEERNVIIAHQFVAGRGGEITLGGSENPAVMNVGLVEQIGFSVFDDFDYAALGHIHKAQKIGRDEVRYAGAILKYHVDEVNDEKSFPIVTIKEKGKVDISLKSIKALRDMRALRGNLKQLLSEENITDTDDYIFVTLTDEDIVDDAMNIFRNIYPNTMQIRYDNSYTKEIEKVDFSKIKEERSFTELISDFYMQIYQTEITDEEMAVMKKAAGKAGIINETD, from the coding sequence ATGAAATTTATACATCTGGCAGATCTTCATTTGGGCAAAACAGTAAAAGATTTCAGCATGATAGAAGACCAGAAATTTATGCTTGAAAAAATAGTCGAAACTGCTGAGAAAGAAAAGATTGATGCCGTATTGATAGCAGGTGATGTTTACGACAGAACTATCCCCCCGGAAGATGCCGTGAAGCTTTTTGATAATTTTATTTTTGCGCTGTCAGAGATCAATGTAAAAGTTCTTTTGATCAGCGGAAATCATGATTCAGATGAACGACTGAATTTTGGAAGCAGGCTTTTTGTTGATAAGGGAATATTTTTTTCAACAAAATATGAAGGAATCTTATATAAAAAGACGTTTAATGATGAATATGGGCCTATAAATTTTTATCTTCTTCCTTTTGTAAAAGCATCACAGGTTAAACATTATTTCCCTGATGAAGAAATTGAAAGCTATGAAGATGCAGTCCGGACTGTAATAAGTAGTGCGGAGATCAATAAAGAAGAAAGAAATGTTATAATTGCCCATCAGTTTGTAGCTGGCAGGGGTGGTGAGATAACACTTGGTGGATCGGAAAATCCTGCTGTAATGAATGTAGGACTTGTCGAACAGATTGGTTTTAGTGTTTTTGATGATTTTGATTATGCGGCATTGGGGCATATACATAAAGCCCAGAAAATCGGCAGAGATGAGGTCAGGTATGCCGGTGCAATTCTTAAATATCATGTTGATGAGGTAAATGACGAAAAATCATTTCCAATCGTGACGATAAAAGAAAAAGGTAAAGTTGATATAAGCCTTAAAAGTATAAAAGCTCTTCGCGATATGAGGGCTTTAAGGGGAAATTTAAAGCAGCTTCTTTCTGAGGAAAATATCACGGATACAGATGATTATATTTTTGTGACTCTTACAGATGAAGATATAGTGGATGATGCGATGAATATTTTCAGAAATATATATCCAAATACAATGCAGATCCGCTATGACAATTCATATACAAAGGAAATTGAAAAAGTTGATTTTTCAAAAATTAAAGAAGAGAGAAGTTTTACAGAATTGATCTCGGATTTTTATATGCAGATTTATCAGACGGAAATCACGGATGAGGAAATGGCAGTTATGAAAAAAGCAGCAGGAAAGGCAGGTATTATAAATGAAACCGATTAA
- a CDS encoding tRNA-dihydrouridine synthase family protein, translated as MQIDFAPMEGVTDYIFRKIFNDYFKGVSRYYTPFLSPMPKRILAPKEFREVDPKNNDKINLIPQILTNNANDFSLAAEMLYDMGYETINLNLGCPSGTVTAKGKGSGFLKYPEELEIFLGEIFKGNKYKISIKTRIGVEREEEWDEILEIYKKFPISELIVHPRLMKEQYRGNVHISAYEKAYNIFSSKITYNGDIKKKGDIDKIIEQFPKTEKIMLGRGLIGNPYLAEEVSGNKLSDKKAIKEFARELYKAYADEFQSEHAAVNRMKGIWFYLLNSFEDINKNTKLIKKASNAIQLESAVMQIR; from the coding sequence ATGCAGATAGATTTTGCTCCGATGGAAGGGGTTACCGATTATATATTCAGAAAAATTTTTAATGATTATTTTAAAGGTGTGTCGCGTTATTACACACCTTTTCTTTCGCCTATGCCCAAAAGAATACTTGCTCCAAAAGAGTTTCGAGAAGTTGATCCTAAAAATAATGACAAAATAAATCTGATACCTCAGATTCTTACAAATAATGCCAATGATTTCAGCCTTGCGGCTGAAATGCTTTATGATATGGGGTATGAGACCATTAATTTAAATCTCGGTTGTCCTTCGGGGACTGTTACGGCAAAAGGAAAAGGATCAGGTTTCCTTAAATATCCAGAGGAGCTTGAGATATTTCTTGGAGAAATATTTAAGGGTAATAAATATAAAATATCGATAAAAACCCGTATAGGTGTTGAAAGAGAAGAAGAGTGGGATGAAATCCTTGAAATTTATAAAAAATTCCCGATATCAGAGCTGATAGTTCATCCGAGGCTCATGAAAGAACAATACAGGGGAAATGTACATATTTCTGCATATGAAAAAGCCTATAATATCTTTAGTTCAAAGATCACATATAATGGTGATATTAAGAAAAAGGGCGATATTGATAAAATTATTGAACAGTTTCCCAAAACAGAAAAAATTATGCTTGGGCGCGGTCTTATAGGAAATCCATATCTAGCTGAGGAGGTCAGCGGAAATAAGCTTTCGGATAAAAAAGCCATAAAAGAATTTGCACGTGAGCTTTACAAGGCGTATGCCGACGAGTTCCAGAGCGAACATGCGGCTGTTAACAGAATGAAGGGAATCTGGTTTTATCTGCTGAACAGCTTTGAAGATATTAATAAAAATACGAAGCTTATAAAAAAGGCATCAAATGCTATTCAGCTTGAGAGCGCTGTGATGCAGATCCGTTAA
- a CDS encoding aldose 1-epimerase family protein produces the protein MRYTISNDFLTVEIDSMGAEIKSVKDKSGKEFMWNADPAFWNRTSPVLFPFVGMVADGKYRHEGKEYSMTQHGFARDYEHEVLSKDPDKIFFTFKGNEKTAELYPFKYDFVCGYALNKNSVEVVWQVGNTDDKDMYFSVGAHPAFSCPLGADGTLKGYSLKFDAKDSLKARLFDDPKGLATNMIKEWKLDSEGKLALDEHTFDEGVLIFENDQFHEVSLVNAEGKEFVTVSFKAPLIGIWSPVKKNAPFVCLEPWYGRCDTVGYDGELKDRDYEQKLSAGGKFMAMYTIKFNS, from the coding sequence ATGAGGTACACTATTTCAAATGATTTCTTGACAGTAGAGATCGATTCCATGGGAGCTGAGATTAAATCTGTAAAAGATAAGTCCGGCAAAGAGTTTATGTGGAATGCAGATCCTGCATTCTGGAACAGAACATCGCCTGTTCTTTTCCCTTTTGTGGGAATGGTAGCAGATGGTAAATACAGACATGAGGGAAAAGAGTATTCTATGACTCAGCATGGCTTTGCCAGAGATTATGAGCATGAGGTTCTTTCAAAGGATCCGGATAAGATATTCTTTACTTTCAAGGGTAATGAAAAAACAGCTGAGCTATATCCGTTCAAATATGATTTTGTATGCGGCTATGCTCTTAATAAAAACAGCGTTGAGGTTGTATGGCAGGTAGGAAATACTGATGATAAGGATATGTATTTTTCTGTAGGTGCTCATCCTGCTTTTTCTTGTCCTCTAGGCGCTGATGGAACGCTTAAAGGCTATTCATTAAAATTTGATGCAAAAGACAGCCTTAAGGCAAGACTTTTCGATGATCCGAAGGGTCTTGCAACAAATATGATAAAAGAGTGGAAGCTCGATAGTGAGGGTAAACTTGCACTTGATGAGCATACCTTTGATGAAGGTGTTCTTATTTTCGAGAATGATCAGTTCCATGAGGTTTCACTTGTCAATGCTGAAGGTAAGGAATTTGTAACAGTTTCATTTAAGGCACCGCTCATAGGTATATGGAGCCCTGTAAAGAAGAATGCTCCTTTTGTATGTCTTGAGCCCTGGTATGGAAGATGCGATACGGTTGGCTATGATGGAGAACTTAAAGACCGTGATTATGAGCAGAAGCTTTCTGCAGGCGGTAAGTTCATGGCTATGTACACTATCAAATTCAATAGCTAA
- a CDS encoding DUF6311 domain-containing protein — MKEFSLNLKTRLKSVYGRHNVEFMAAAVGMLVFILVYGYKILNPMNISWMYHGLSTDFTQHYLGWKGFRNSAWTFPIGLMDQLTYPDKVSIIYTDSIPIFALFFKLFNPILPDRFQYFGFWGILTYALNGVFASMILKRYLKSKLNVILGSLFFIFSFQMLERMYFHSALAAHWLILLPIYLIIIRRELSLKKKILLWGIVGALCPLIHSYFILFDGIILAGFMLAVIIDRDGMEDSNKKRLIAAGLSFLSFVLVGLFTLFILGAFDNTVADLNGSVDNFGLDLNAFFNEMGAGYFPEVFSYRKGHRIYYLGAGIIILTMITAIQIIRHKDWDFFKKRKNTIIAIAATYILALIVACSPTITLNGNVIIHYPLPELVKNIWSVFKNTARTSWVCIYLIFLFAICADYKYVSRELKTSFLIFAFLIQFTDISPYLIERHGKIITETNVKEFDPHLGTDFLDNLIATHGIKHFVLGPTYDPGPFKFLTGYAMSRHLTTNVFRLARGNSKDVKAEFKKALYNPNTESLYILKSEDADYAFDDCGINWMETEGFIIGIVGEW; from the coding sequence ATGAAAGAATTCAGCTTAAATTTGAAAACAAGATTAAAATCTGTTTACGGCAGGCATAATGTTGAATTTATGGCGGCTGCGGTCGGAATGCTTGTTTTTATACTTGTTTATGGTTATAAAATTTTGAACCCTATGAACATTTCATGGATGTATCATGGATTGAGTACGGATTTTACACAGCATTATCTTGGCTGGAAAGGATTTAGAAATTCTGCATGGACATTTCCTATAGGTCTGATGGATCAGCTTACTTATCCCGACAAAGTAAGTATAATCTATACAGATTCAATCCCTATTTTTGCTTTATTTTTCAAGCTTTTTAATCCAATTTTGCCGGATCGTTTTCAGTATTTCGGCTTTTGGGGAATACTCACATACGCTTTAAATGGTGTTTTTGCATCAATGATCTTAAAGCGCTATCTTAAATCTAAATTAAATGTAATCCTTGGAAGTCTGTTTTTTATATTTTCATTCCAGATGCTTGAGCGAATGTATTTCCATTCTGCATTGGCAGCACATTGGCTGATTTTACTTCCGATTTACCTTATTATTATAAGACGCGAACTCAGTTTAAAGAAAAAAATTTTATTATGGGGGATAGTAGGAGCTCTTTGTCCGCTTATACACTCGTATTTTATTTTATTTGACGGAATTATTCTGGCAGGTTTCATGCTTGCAGTTATTATTGACAGGGATGGAATGGAGGACAGTAATAAAAAACGTCTTATCGCAGCAGGACTTTCCTTTTTAAGCTTTGTGCTGGTGGGTCTTTTCACTCTTTTTATTTTAGGAGCTTTTGATAATACTGTTGCGGATTTAAATGGAAGCGTTGATAATTTTGGACTTGATCTTAATGCTTTCTTTAATGAAATGGGGGCAGGATATTTTCCCGAGGTCTTTTCATATAGAAAGGGGCACAGGATTTATTATCTTGGTGCCGGAATTATAATTCTGACGATGATCACTGCTATTCAGATCATCAGGCATAAGGATTGGGATTTTTTCAAGAAAAGAAAAAATACGATTATTGCTATAGCTGCGACATATATACTTGCGCTTATAGTTGCATGTTCGCCGACAATTACCCTTAATGGCAACGTGATCATACACTATCCGCTTCCTGAGCTGGTTAAAAATATATGGTCAGTATTCAAAAATACGGCAAGAACATCGTGGGTATGTATATATCTGATCTTTTTATTTGCAATATGTGCAGATTATAAATATGTAAGCAGAGAGCTTAAGACATCTTTTCTGATTTTTGCTTTTTTAATTCAGTTTACGGATATTTCTCCCTACCTTATTGAGAGGCATGGAAAGATAATCACAGAAACAAACGTAAAAGAATTTGATCCGCATTTAGGTACGGATTTCCTTGATAACCTTATAGCGACACATGGTATTAAGCATTTCGTACTTGGTCCGACTTATGATCCGGGACCGTTTAAATTCCTTACGGGTTATGCAATGTCAAGACATCTGACTACAAACGTATTCAGACTGGCAAGGGGAAACAGCAAGGATGTTAAGGCAGAATTTAAGAAAGCATTATATAATCCTAATACGGAATCGCTTTATATCCTCAAAAGTGAGGATGCAGATTATGCTTTTGATGACTGTGGAATCAACTGGATGGAGACAGAAGGATTCATAATCGGAATAGTAGGAGAGTGGTAA
- a CDS encoding AAA family ATPase: protein MKPIKLIISAIGPYAKTMPAIDFGQFENDGLFLISGETGAGKTTIFDAICFALFGQVSGNYRDTKYLRSELADKETPSFVDFYFSHQGKNYHIQRNPSYMRPKERGSGFKEEPEKAVLYPENENPLEGKKNVDAAIAELLNISFKQFKQVAMIAQGEFWELLNASTDDRTKILRNIFLTDGYEKISYELKSMMNESYGEAEDKRKAIIQYFDGIKTEPDTESEGKFADFIDSLTDTKTLWNIEDMFSLIDKIISEDKLILENKVVETEESEKNLKKIRDEISAAEANNSLFADFDRYKDQLERLEKKKSENEQLKVKVDLFSKASTILKPLYDSYIEKFNANEVLQNEIAENKSEHKKIKINLEAAEKNLSEFKKNEPLLKDYEIKTAEIENNKNSYLERDEVLGKLETDKKSLLKLQEEKSALEKLKNDSNKKLTETEEKYAELKDSTNLLHKAEQEALKFEKAENDIDALIITAERLIISQKNIRDEQAELLKKEQAYKEASDKRVHFERILDGSRAGILASLLKEGCPCPVCGSITHPAPASLSENSISEEEFEAYKEKEEETRNEKEEEVRKIEGMISSFNTSVEAVKEDYQNFSDEDYGLDCENISNDWEKNRDIFGKISEYIKTEAVKLSDRLKKERKRRKEFLEAEEILEELRKKEIPEIDKSIESTSGKLELVRIRVSEEESTLKALKRLEYESWSEAQKELERLRKEILNIKNSILQAEKDFSENVKKESGLRSVITKLEDSLKTNKKLEDEKKEIFTSEREKYFETDEIFKSNIREQTEIDKIRKSISDYESNLKSAGLLLDEAKKKTEGKSLINLDEKRNNEKELDKSYKELVRKTNELEGRIRSNFEIRKKIELNAKDYEESRRLHQIHRRLYDLVSGNVAKSGARISLEQYVQTTGFDAIIAAANKRLLPMSDGQFELYRKQNIDNRKSKEILDLEVFDYFTGKRRPVGNLSGGESFKASLSLALGLSDTVSQNSGGIQMDALFVDEGFGTLDRKSIDGAMEILMSLSGKGKLVGIISHREELIENIPRQIHIVKTKEGSEIL, encoded by the coding sequence ATGAAACCGATTAAACTTATAATCAGTGCCATTGGTCCTTATGCAAAAACAATGCCTGCGATAGATTTCGGTCAATTTGAAAATGATGGGCTTTTTCTTATCTCAGGAGAGACAGGAGCCGGAAAGACAACTATTTTCGATGCTATTTGCTTTGCTCTTTTTGGACAGGTCAGCGGTAATTACAGAGATACAAAATATTTAAGATCAGAGCTAGCAGATAAAGAGACACCTTCCTTTGTGGACTTTTATTTCTCACACCAGGGAAAAAATTATCATATTCAGAGAAATCCTTCTTATATGAGACCGAAAGAAAGAGGGAGCGGTTTTAAGGAAGAGCCTGAAAAAGCTGTATTATATCCTGAAAATGAAAATCCGCTTGAAGGAAAGAAGAATGTTGATGCTGCGATCGCGGAACTATTAAATATCAGTTTTAAGCAATTTAAGCAGGTGGCAATGATAGCCCAGGGTGAATTCTGGGAGCTTTTGAATGCCTCTACTGATGACAGAACGAAAATTTTAAGAAATATTTTCCTGACAGATGGCTATGAGAAAATTTCATATGAATTAAAATCTATGATGAATGAAAGCTATGGTGAGGCAGAGGATAAGCGTAAAGCGATCATTCAGTATTTTGACGGTATAAAGACTGAGCCGGATACGGAATCCGAGGGAAAATTTGCTGATTTTATCGATAGTCTGACAGATACAAAGACCCTCTGGAATATAGAGGATATGTTTTCTCTTATAGATAAAATAATTTCAGAGGATAAATTGATCCTGGAAAACAAGGTAGTGGAGACGGAGGAATCCGAAAAAAATCTGAAAAAAATCAGAGACGAGATCTCTGCTGCAGAAGCTAATAATTCATTATTTGCTGATTTTGACAGATATAAAGATCAACTTGAAAGACTAGAAAAGAAAAAATCAGAAAATGAGCAGTTGAAAGTAAAAGTTGATCTTTTTTCAAAGGCTTCTACTATTTTGAAGCCACTTTATGATAGTTATATTGAGAAATTTAATGCGAATGAAGTACTGCAAAACGAGATCGCTGAAAATAAATCAGAACATAAAAAGATAAAGATAAATTTAGAAGCAGCAGAAAAAAATCTTTCAGAATTTAAGAAAAATGAGCCTTTATTGAAAGATTATGAGATCAAGACTGCCGAAATTGAAAATAACAAAAATAGTTATCTTGAAAGAGACGAGGTTTTAGGAAAACTTGAGACTGATAAAAAATCTTTATTAAAGCTCCAGGAAGAAAAGTCTGCTCTTGAAAAGCTAAAAAATGATAGTAATAAAAAGCTGACAGAAACAGAGGAAAAATATGCTGAATTAAAGGACAGCACAAATCTTCTTCATAAGGCAGAGCAGGAGGCTCTTAAATTTGAAAAAGCAGAAAATGATATTGATGCTTTGATAATAACTGCTGAAAGGCTTATTATATCGCAGAAAAACATTAGGGATGAGCAGGCAGAGCTTTTAAAAAAGGAGCAGGCTTATAAAGAGGCTTCTGACAAACGGGTACATTTTGAAAGAATTCTTGATGGTTCAAGGGCAGGGATTTTAGCTTCGCTCTTAAAAGAAGGCTGTCCCTGTCCTGTTTGTGGTTCTATAACGCACCCTGCACCTGCATCGCTTTCGGAAAACTCTATATCTGAGGAAGAGTTTGAGGCATACAAGGAAAAAGAAGAAGAGACAAGAAACGAAAAGGAAGAAGAGGTCAGAAAAATAGAAGGAATGATCTCTTCGTTTAATACTTCAGTAGAAGCGGTTAAGGAAGATTATCAGAATTTTTCAGATGAAGATTATGGACTGGATTGCGAAAACATATCAAATGACTGGGAAAAGAACAGGGATATATTTGGAAAAATCTCTGAATATATCAAGACTGAAGCAGTTAAACTTTCAGATAGATTAAAGAAAGAACGAAAGAGAAGAAAGGAATTTCTGGAAGCAGAGGAGATTTTAGAAGAACTCAGAAAGAAAGAAATTCCGGAAATTGATAAAAGTATTGAATCAACTTCAGGAAAACTTGAACTGGTTAGAATTCGTGTAAGCGAAGAAGAAAGTACGCTTAAGGCGCTGAAAAGACTGGAATATGAGAGCTGGTCTGAGGCTCAGAAAGAGTTAGAAAGACTCAGAAAAGAAATTCTAAATATTAAAAATTCGATTTTACAGGCTGAAAAGGATTTTAGTGAAAACGTCAAAAAGGAGAGTGGACTTAGATCAGTTATAACTAAGCTTGAAGATTCACTTAAAACTAATAAAAAGCTTGAGGATGAGAAGAAGGAAATATTTACTTCTGAACGTGAAAAGTATTTTGAAACAGATGAGATTTTTAAGTCCAATATCAGAGAACAGACAGAAATTGACAAGATAAGAAAGTCAATATCTGATTATGAGTCCAATCTAAAGTCTGCAGGATTGCTTTTAGATGAAGCAAAGAAAAAGACAGAGGGTAAATCTCTTATAAATCTTGATGAAAAAAGAAATAATGAAAAAGAATTAGATAAAAGCTATAAAGAATTAGTCAGAAAGACGAATGAGCTTGAGGGAAGGATCAGATCAAATTTTGAGATCAGGAAAAAGATTGAGCTGAATGCAAAGGATTATGAAGAAAGCCGCAGATTACACCAGATTCACAGACGTCTTTATGATCTTGTAAGCGGAAATGTTGCAAAGTCAGGTGCCAGGATAAGTCTGGAACAGTATGTTCAGACAACGGGCTTTGATGCTATAATAGCTGCAGCCAACAAAAGACTTCTTCCAATGAGTGACGGGCAGTTCGAGCTTTACAGAAAGCAAAATATCGACAACAGGAAAAGCAAGGAAATACTGGATCTGGAGGTTTTTGATTATTTTACAGGCAAAAGAAGACCTGTGGGAAATCTTTCCGGAGGAGAGAGTTTCAAGGCTTCGCTCAGCCTGGCTCTCGGATTATCGGATACTGTATCGCAGAACAGCGGCGGAATTCAGATGGATGCTCTTTTTGTAGATGAAGGATTCGGAACACTTGACAGAAAGTCTATTGACGGAGCAATGGAGATATTGATGAGTCTTTCCGGTAAGGGTAAACTTGTGGGAATTATCAGCCACAGAGAAGAACTTATAGAAAATATACCGAGACAGATTCATATTGTAAAAACAAAAGAAGGCAGTGAGATTTTATGA
- a CDS encoding amino acid carrier protein, translated as MEGLLAFITAVCGRIQVVSDLFWDFPTNFEAYANIPILGNFSLAIILLIGSGIYFSVRLRFIQIRKFKHGIEVLKKSKAKTGISPLASFFLSTAMRVGPGNILGVTGAVSVGGPGALLWMWISAFFGMATAFVESTLSQIFKEKKDDEYIGGMAFYGRRLLGNSAIVGVILSLMYIIYAILCFPAQGFNTVSAMGQIAGIISGQELPTTHAVYWIGFVIVIIATCAVSFGGTRKISKVTDVLVPVMAIVYVLTVIVLIIINFSRIPWFFYAVFTEAFKPEAVFGGAFGIALMQGVKRGLMSNEAGQGTITMPAAASDAAHPCDQGCVQAIGVFLDTIVICTLTGFVVIMGRVWLTDDGAAWFELGKLPKFLASAAELTPGTGFNIAVTLLISLCFGLFAFTCLLGFMSFSEICANRISRSRLFINIIRFIDIAVICFGMLTSIVGLDLGALWDLSDFANILIAYCNIPLLYIGFNYVKKAEEQFEANDGSSFNSKTVGLDLPVWDEKSNSK; from the coding sequence ATGGAAGGACTTTTAGCTTTCATAACCGCAGTTTGCGGCAGAATTCAGGTGGTTTCAGATCTTTTCTGGGATTTTCCGACAAATTTTGAGGCATATGCGAATATTCCGATATTGGGAAATTTTTCGCTGGCTATCATTCTTCTTATTGGCTCGGGAATATATTTTTCAGTAAGACTTAGGTTTATACAGATAAGGAAATTTAAGCATGGTATTGAAGTGTTAAAGAAAAGTAAGGCTAAGACCGGAATCAGTCCACTGGCCTCATTCTTTCTGTCAACAGCCATGCGTGTAGGTCCCGGAAATATACTTGGTGTTACAGGTGCAGTTTCTGTAGGAGGCCCCGGAGCACTTCTATGGATGTGGATCTCGGCATTTTTCGGCATGGCTACAGCATTTGTAGAGTCAACTCTTTCACAGATATTCAAAGAAAAAAAGGATGATGAATATATCGGTGGAATGGCGTTTTACGGGAGAAGACTTCTTGGTAATTCTGCAATTGTCGGCGTGATCCTGTCTTTAATGTATATAATTTATGCTATACTCTGTTTTCCGGCGCAGGGATTTAATACAGTATCAGCAATGGGACAGATAGCGGGAATAATCAGCGGACAGGAGCTGCCAACTACACATGCGGTATACTGGATCGGTTTTGTCATTGTGATAATAGCTACATGTGCTGTTTCTTTCGGCGGAACCAGAAAGATTTCAAAAGTTACAGATGTACTTGTTCCGGTAATGGCGATCGTATATGTTTTGACAGTCATTGTCCTTATAATTATTAATTTCAGCAGAATACCCTGGTTCTTTTATGCAGTGTTTACGGAAGCATTTAAGCCTGAGGCTGTTTTTGGCGGTGCATTCGGAATTGCCTTGATGCAGGGAGTTAAGAGAGGACTGATGTCCAATGAGGCAGGTCAGGGAACAATTACAATGCCTGCAGCTGCTTCTGATGCAGCACACCCTTGTGATCAGGGCTGTGTACAGGCAATAGGAGTATTTCTGGATACTATTGTAATATGTACACTTACCGGTTTTGTTGTAATTATGGGAAGAGTCTGGCTGACAGATGACGGAGCAGCCTGGTTCGAACTCGGAAAGCTGCCTAAATTCCTTGCATCTGCTGCAGAGCTGACACCGGGAACAGGATTTAATATTGCGGTCACTTTGCTTATTTCTTTATGCTTTGGTCTTTTTGCATTTACCTGTCTTTTAGGATTTATGTCATTTTCCGAGATATGTGCAAACAGGATCAGCAGAAGCAGATTATTTATAAATATTATCCGTTTTATCGATATTGCTGTCATCTGCTTTGGTATGCTGACATCAATAGTTGGCTTGGATCTTGGAGCTTTATGGGATCTTTCTGATTTTGCAAATATTCTTATTGCATACTGTAATATTCCGCTGCTTTATATTGGATTTAACTATGTTAAAAAAGCGGAAGAGCAGTTCGAGGCAAATGACGGAAGCTCCTTCAATTCTAAAACAGTTGGACTGGATCTTCCGGTATGGGATGAAAAATCAAATAGCAAATAA